A region of Bacteroidota bacterium DNA encodes the following proteins:
- a CDS encoding RsmB/NOP family class I SAM-dependent RNA methyltransferase: MLPDAFLDRLRTIVPPEHYDAVAASFAAPQATGFRVNTLRAEASSVLDALRDGGLHPHAADGIPGGFWVEAAERAALLDGTPYAEGHVYVQNLASQLPPLVLDPQPGETVLDLCAAPGSKTRQLATLMQDEGRIVAVEVVRKRYYKLRDNLAQQGSTLAEPVCANGAGFWHRSPEAFDRVLLDAPCSTEGRFRTDTPETTRYWSRRKIKEMRSKQQKLLFSGIQALRPGGTLVYSTCTFAPEENEAVLAKALRTFGDAIELLPVTLDGEALALPNTQPTLSEWNGRAFPDEVGAAVRVLPSATMEAFFVAKLTKHASTLRG, from the coding sequence GTGCTTCCCGACGCCTTCCTCGACCGCCTGCGCACTATCGTGCCGCCCGAGCACTACGACGCCGTGGCGGCAAGCTTTGCTGCGCCGCAGGCAACCGGCTTCCGCGTCAACACGCTCCGCGCCGAGGCGTCGTCCGTGCTCGATGCGCTTCGTGACGGGGGGCTGCATCCGCACGCGGCCGACGGCATCCCGGGCGGCTTCTGGGTCGAGGCTGCAGAGCGCGCGGCGCTGCTCGACGGCACGCCCTACGCCGAGGGCCACGTCTACGTCCAGAACCTGGCGAGCCAGCTGCCGCCGCTCGTCCTCGACCCGCAGCCGGGCGAGACGGTCCTCGACCTGTGCGCGGCGCCAGGCAGCAAGACGCGCCAACTGGCGACGCTGATGCAGGACGAGGGACGCATCGTGGCCGTCGAGGTCGTGCGCAAGCGCTACTACAAGCTCCGTGACAACCTCGCGCAGCAGGGCAGCACCCTCGCCGAGCCGGTGTGTGCCAACGGGGCAGGCTTCTGGCACCGCTCGCCCGAGGCGTTCGACCGCGTGCTCCTCGACGCGCCGTGCTCGACGGAAGGCCGCTTTCGCACGGACACGCCCGAGACGACGCGCTACTGGTCGCGCCGCAAGATCAAGGAGATGCGCAGCAAGCAGCAGAAGCTGCTCTTCTCCGGCATCCAGGCGTTGCGGCCCGGCGGCACGCTCGTCTACTCGACGTGCACGTTTGCGCCTGAAGAGAACGAGGCTGTGCTCGCTAAAGCACTCCGCACCTTCGGCGATGCCATCGAACTGCTGCCTGTCACGCTCGACGGCGAGGCGCTTGCGCTGCCAAACACGCAGCCAACGCTCTCGGAGTGGAACGGCCGCGCCTTCCCCGACGAGGTCGGCGCGGCCGTCCGTGTGCTTCCAAGCGCGACGATGGAGGCGTTCTTCGTGGCCAAGCTCACCAAGCACGCGAGCACGCTCCGTGGCTGA
- the clpX gene encoding ATP-dependent Clp protease ATP-binding subunit ClpX — MNPVGDEIIRCSFCGRAAHEVASMVAGPDVYICDRCIEDAQRIVQGELLPYTAPPPRRPNRNRRLTPREIKTALDEHVVGQERAKRALSVAVYNHYKRLEAHDYLLDFEDVELEKSNILLLGPTGTGKTLLARTLARILDVPLAVTDATALTEAGYVGEDVESILSHLLQAADFNIERAERGIIYLDEIDKITRKGDNASITRDVSGEGVQQALLKMLEGTIAGVPPKGGRKHPEQNLVSFDTTNVLFVCGGAFEGLGEIVLRRLAKAPIGFYVEPGTNGVQPGALDKNDPALLSYVEPDDLVHYGLIPELVGRMPVMTALDQLTPTELRRILTEPKSALVKQYRKLFAMDGVDLFFDDEALDAVVTRALDRGTGARGLRAVLEDTLLDVMFDAPGMHGVASCRITRRVVIGDATPVYEERKASA; from the coding sequence ATGAATCCCGTCGGCGACGAGATCATCCGCTGTTCCTTCTGTGGGCGCGCCGCGCACGAGGTCGCCTCAATGGTGGCGGGGCCGGACGTCTACATCTGCGACCGCTGCATCGAGGACGCGCAGCGGATCGTGCAGGGCGAACTGCTGCCCTACACGGCACCCCCGCCGCGCCGCCCGAACCGCAACCGCCGTCTCACGCCGCGCGAGATCAAGACGGCGCTCGACGAGCACGTCGTCGGGCAAGAGCGGGCCAAGCGGGCGCTCTCCGTCGCGGTCTACAACCACTACAAGCGGCTCGAAGCGCACGACTACCTCCTTGACTTCGAGGACGTGGAGTTGGAGAAGTCGAACATCCTGTTGCTCGGGCCCACGGGCACCGGCAAGACGCTACTAGCGCGCACGCTCGCGCGCATCCTCGACGTGCCGCTCGCCGTCACCGACGCCACCGCACTCACCGAAGCGGGCTACGTCGGCGAGGACGTCGAGTCGATCCTGAGCCACCTCCTGCAAGCCGCCGACTTCAACATCGAGCGGGCCGAGCGTGGCATCATCTACCTCGACGAGATCGACAAGATCACGCGCAAGGGCGACAACGCCTCCATCACGCGCGACGTGTCGGGCGAGGGCGTCCAGCAGGCGCTGCTCAAGATGCTCGAAGGCACCATCGCCGGCGTGCCGCCGAAGGGCGGGCGCAAGCACCCCGAGCAGAACCTCGTCTCGTTCGACACGACCAATGTGCTCTTCGTCTGCGGCGGCGCGTTTGAGGGCCTCGGCGAGATCGTCCTGCGGCGGCTCGCGAAAGCGCCGATCGGCTTCTACGTCGAGCCCGGCACGAACGGCGTGCAACCCGGCGCGCTCGACAAGAACGACCCCGCGCTGCTGAGCTACGTCGAGCCCGACGACCTCGTCCACTACGGCCTCATCCCCGAACTCGTCGGGCGGATGCCGGTGATGACCGCGCTCGACCAACTGACGCCCACCGAGCTGCGACGCATCCTGACCGAGCCGAAAAGCGCGCTCGTGAAGCAGTATCGTAAGCTCTTCGCGATGGACGGCGTGGACCTCTTCTTCGACGACGAAGCGCTCGACGCCGTCGTGACGCGGGCACTCGACCGGGGCACCGGCGCACGCGGCCTCCGCGCCGTGCTCGAAGACACGCTCCTCGACGTGATGTTCGACGCGCCCGGCATGCACGGCGTGGCGTCGTGCCGCATCACCCGCCGGGTGGTCATCGGCGACGCCACGCCGGTCTACGAAGAGCGCAAGGCCAGCGCGTAG